One window from the genome of Tachypleus tridentatus isolate NWPU-2018 chromosome 11, ASM421037v1, whole genome shotgun sequence encodes:
- the LOC143231597 gene encoding uncharacterized protein LOC143231597, which translates to MADEKHSDTDQEMQKSTTARKKGTTPHVVTVKVNTRHVSEAAPNSSLLPLSRRSSPRLQVCKPHQYLSASSQLYLYLDKPHLLINHQQANSSNLAVMLTQ; encoded by the exons ATGGCAGACGAAAAACATAGTGATACTGATCAGGAAATGCAGAAGTCAA CAACTGCCCGAAAGAAAGGAACGACACCACATGTAGTAACTGTGAAGGTCAACACGCGGCATGTTTCCGAGGCTGCCCCAAATTCCAGTTTGTTGCCGCTATCAAGGCGAAGTTCTCCAAGACTCCAAGTGTGCAAACCGCACCAGTACCTATCGGCTAGTTCCCAACTCTACCTCTACCTCGACAAACCTCATTTGTTAATCAACCATCAACAAGCAAACAGCAGCAACCTCGCAGTTATGCTGACGCAGTGA
- the LOC143231591 gene encoding uncharacterized protein LOC143231591, with translation MDFSLFERLDHEMSSRADKMLRYCQSQTNVTVATAAAQLTMLAEVVGNVSPKVYGTLLLLPLIFGEDKEDLFKTAEDIITSADLEQHDDLPHPHVVIRGNHPFENNCYAVVEGCILAENVTLRMAVGLTIAAYYNLNITYPESIANTLEFIQRIFLGINPQRGSKVRKTGFMLI, from the exons ATGGACTTCAGTTTATTTGAAAGACTTGACCATGAGATGAGCAGTAGGGCAGACAAGATGCTGAGGTACTGTCAATCACAAACAAATGTAACTGTGGCAACAGCAGCAGCCCAGTTGACAATGCTAGCCGAAGTGGTTGGAAATGTTAGTCCCAAGGTGTATGGCACCCTCTTGCTGCTTCCTCTGATCTTTGGAGAAGATAAAGAAGACCTCTTTAAAACTGCAGAG GATATCATCACATCTGCTGATTTAGAACAACATGATGACCTACCTCACCCCCATGTAGTCATCAGAG gaAACCATCCATTTGAAAATAACTGCTATGCAGTTGTAGAAGGATGTATCCTGGCAGAAAATGTCACCCTACGGATGGCAGTTGGTTTGACCATAGCAGCTTATTATAACTTGAACATCACCTACCCAGAGTCCATTGCCAACACTCTTGAATTTATTCAAAG GATCTTCCTTGGCATAAATCCTCAGAGGGGCTCCAAAGTGAGGAAGACCGGCTTTATGTTAATTTGA